A DNA window from Akkermansiaceae bacterium contains the following coding sequences:
- the plsY gene encoding glycerol-3-phosphate 1-O-acyltransferase PlsY — protein MQLWLCPLLAFLLGSIPFGLLIAKAKGIDIRQHGSGNIGATNVLRVVGKKYGITCLILDALKGLIPTIIGISLIRFVGMKNPMMISALDPFSAEFPMLTAQIMQVVTGLCAILGHNYSPWVGFKGGKGIATSAGVLIAMMPAAIVILLVVWLLVFLISRYVSLASIVTAAVLPLITLWGSWFHGKIQNGTWNKPLFVFTIIIAVLAIWKHRSNIQRLRQGTENRFQRKPKPSNV, from the coding sequence ATGCAACTCTGGCTCTGCCCCCTGCTGGCATTCCTCCTCGGCTCCATCCCCTTCGGCCTTCTGATCGCAAAGGCCAAGGGCATCGACATCCGCCAGCATGGCTCCGGTAACATCGGTGCGACCAACGTCCTGCGGGTCGTAGGGAAAAAGTATGGCATCACCTGCCTGATCCTGGACGCGCTGAAGGGGCTGATCCCCACCATCATCGGCATCTCGCTCATCCGCTTTGTCGGGATGAAGAATCCGATGATGATCTCCGCGCTCGACCCGTTCTCCGCGGAGTTCCCCATGCTGACGGCCCAGATCATGCAGGTGGTCACCGGCCTCTGCGCCATCCTCGGCCACAACTATTCGCCGTGGGTGGGATTCAAGGGCGGCAAGGGCATCGCCACTTCCGCAGGAGTCCTCATCGCCATGATGCCCGCCGCCATCGTCATCCTGCTGGTGGTGTGGCTGCTGGTTTTCCTCATCTCCCGCTACGTTTCCCTCGCCAGCATCGTCACGGCGGCCGTGCTGCCGCTGATCACGCTGTGGGGATCCTGGTTCCACGGAAAGATCCAGAACGGCACCTGGAACAAGCCGCTCTTCGTCTTCACCATCATCATCGCGGTTCTCGCCATCTGGAAGCACCGCAGCAACATCCAGCGGTTGCGCCAGGGAACGGAGAACCGCTTCCAGCGCAAACCCAAGCCGAGCAATGTCTGA
- a CDS encoding peptidyl-prolyl cis-trans isomerase: MKRRLALSALLFIPLFAHCQPAKETPAAEKPAAAAVANAKVRLKTSLGDIVIELNGEKAPISTENFLSYVKKKHYDGTVFHRVIDDFMIQGGGFAVDGGNLTQKAVDAPIQNEARNGLKNDRGTIAMARTSNPNSATAQFFINVSDNAGLNFPSNGGYAVFGKVVEGMAVVDKIKAVETSNTGMHQNVPVTPVVIQSATVVE; encoded by the coding sequence ATGAAACGCCGCCTCGCCCTCTCCGCCCTGCTGTTCATTCCGTTGTTCGCCCATTGCCAACCGGCAAAGGAAACCCCGGCCGCCGAAAAGCCTGCCGCCGCTGCGGTCGCAAACGCAAAGGTGCGCCTCAAGACCTCCCTCGGTGACATCGTCATCGAACTCAACGGGGAGAAAGCGCCCATCTCGACGGAAAACTTCCTCTCCTACGTGAAGAAGAAGCACTATGACGGCACCGTGTTCCACCGTGTGATCGATGATTTCATGATCCAAGGCGGTGGTTTCGCCGTCGATGGCGGCAACCTCACCCAGAAAGCCGTCGATGCCCCGATCCAGAATGAAGCCCGCAACGGCCTCAAGAACGACCGCGGCACCATTGCCATGGCCCGCACCAGCAATCCCAACAGCGCGACGGCCCAGTTTTTCATCAACGTGTCCGACAACGCCGGGCTGAACTTCCCCAGCAACGGTGGCTACGCCGTCTTTGGCAAAGTGGTGGAGGGCATGGCCGTGGTGGACAAGATCAAGGCGGTGGAAACCTCCAACACCGGCATGCACCAGAACGTGCCTGTGACTCCGGTGGTCATCCAGTCCGCCACCGTGGTGGAGTGA
- a CDS encoding metal ABC transporter permease: MPELLTNPFFQRALAAAAFIGFTNGFFSGIVILRRNALSVSALSHTMLPGIALGIFVTGALSQWNAFLGALFAALMVGLGSVAVSRGNRVEQGTALAVLYTTAFAGGIALLPKLDTRQELEHWLFGDIIAVGNTDLWIAFGIGAVILFLTNLLMRPILLTLFEPNVAAAQGVHVRFIQYLVFALLVLALVSSLQAVGCVLSVGLLVTPAATVSLFTDKTSALFWGGGLLGGIGSVGAVLASGTLGISPGPAIVIVLGGLFVLAYLLSPKYGLLAWKAR, from the coding sequence ATGCCCGAGCTTCTCACCAATCCTTTCTTCCAGCGGGCGCTTGCCGCCGCCGCGTTCATCGGCTTCACCAACGGTTTTTTCAGTGGCATCGTCATCCTGCGGCGCAACGCCCTGTCCGTTTCCGCCCTTTCCCACACCATGCTGCCGGGGATCGCCCTGGGCATCTTCGTCACGGGGGCGCTCAGCCAGTGGAACGCCTTCCTGGGCGCGCTGTTCGCCGCGCTGATGGTAGGCCTGGGATCGGTGGCCGTTTCGCGGGGGAACCGTGTGGAGCAAGGCACCGCACTGGCGGTCCTCTACACCACCGCCTTCGCCGGGGGCATCGCCCTGCTGCCGAAGCTGGATACCCGGCAGGAACTGGAGCACTGGCTTTTCGGCGACATCATCGCCGTCGGCAACACCGACCTGTGGATCGCGTTCGGCATCGGCGCCGTCATCCTTTTCCTGACCAACCTGCTCATGCGGCCCATCCTGCTGACCTTGTTCGAGCCGAACGTGGCGGCGGCACAGGGGGTCCACGTGCGGTTCATCCAGTATCTGGTGTTCGCCCTGCTGGTGCTGGCGCTGGTTTCCTCCCTGCAGGCGGTCGGCTGCGTGCTTTCCGTGGGGCTGCTGGTCACCCCGGCGGCGACGGTTTCCCTTTTCACGGACAAGACGTCCGCGCTGTTCTGGGGTGGCGGCCTGCTCGGCGGCATCGGCTCGGTCGGTGCGGTCCTGGCCTCCGGCACCCTGGGCATCAGCCCCGGACCGGCGATTGTCATCGTCCTCGGCGGGTTGTTCGTCCTCGCCTACCTGCTCAGCCCGAAATACGGTCTGCTGGCGTGGAAAGCACGCTGA
- a CDS encoding metal ABC transporter ATP-binding protein, with protein MCSMPRATSTTFSNFPEMSHEHHSCCAHHSHHHELEIKGLSVSYRRVVALEDISLATSCGNRVALIGPNGAGKSTLLKAIAGLVPRTGGTISWRGSHVRKWSREFAYLPQREEVDWAFPITVRGLVEMGRYPQTGWWKRFSAKDQEAVDAALSSLALDDLQHRQIRELSGGQQQRAFLARALAQEAHVLLLDEPFTGLDRNAAQLLGTLLERLAKEGRLVIASHHDMNTVPLLFDEALVLNRSSIAFGPVGEILTPTLISETFAA; from the coding sequence ATGTGTTCGATGCCGAGGGCGACATCGACGACGTTTTCGAACTTCCCTGAGATGAGCCACGAACACCATTCCTGCTGCGCCCATCACAGCCATCACCATGAGCTGGAGATCAAGGGGCTGTCAGTCTCCTACCGGCGGGTGGTCGCGCTGGAGGACATCTCGCTGGCGACCTCCTGCGGCAACCGCGTGGCCCTCATTGGTCCGAACGGAGCGGGGAAATCCACCTTGTTGAAAGCCATCGCCGGGCTGGTTCCCCGGACCGGCGGGACCATCAGTTGGCGTGGATCCCACGTCCGGAAGTGGTCGCGCGAGTTCGCCTACCTGCCCCAACGCGAGGAGGTGGACTGGGCATTCCCGATCACCGTCCGCGGTCTGGTCGAGATGGGCCGCTATCCCCAAACCGGCTGGTGGAAGCGTTTCAGCGCGAAGGACCAGGAAGCCGTTGATGCCGCGCTGAGCTCGCTCGCCCTGGATGATCTCCAGCACCGCCAGATCCGCGAGCTTTCCGGAGGCCAGCAACAGCGCGCGTTCCTGGCCCGTGCGCTCGCCCAGGAAGCCCACGTCCTGCTGCTGGACGAGCCGTTCACCGGCCTGGACCGGAATGCGGCGCAGTTGCTGGGTACGCTGCTCGAACGGCTGGCCAAGGAAGGCCGCCTGGTCATCGCTTCCCACCATGACATGAACACGGTGCCCCTGCTCTTCGACGAGGCGCTGGTGCTCAACCGCAGCTCCATCGCCTTCGGCCCGGTCGGGGAAATCCTGACGCCCACCCTCATCTCCGAAACCTTCGCGGCCTGA
- a CDS encoding COX15/CtaA family protein — protein sequence MALICVGAVVRVTGAGLGCPDWPRCWGKLVPPASADEIDFDKLPMEKFRRAAEKQGLDPATVTIESLHAEFNVTHAWTEYLNRLSATPVSIFTIATFVAAFWQRKKRPLVFWMAFASLMLVIVNALVGAMVVSSRLKPVIITTHLALAMVMLATLTYCAWRGTDTPWRIRLKGGAGWVKWSVAILVLVVAAEGMIGSQIREITDEMAKAHVGQARDLWIDELEQAAVYLFHRSFSWAVLAASIWAYWMSERFREGGAGRVEKAATGIVLIQMVLGMVMSQVHIYQWVQVVHVGLAAVLLSLVILWWLGLMGQGRDKAPGA from the coding sequence ATGGCGCTGATCTGTGTCGGTGCGGTGGTCAGGGTCACCGGGGCGGGCCTGGGGTGCCCGGACTGGCCGCGCTGCTGGGGGAAACTGGTGCCGCCCGCCTCCGCGGATGAGATCGACTTCGACAAGCTGCCGATGGAGAAATTCCGCCGTGCGGCCGAGAAGCAGGGCCTCGATCCGGCGACGGTCACGATCGAAAGCCTCCATGCCGAGTTCAACGTGACACACGCATGGACGGAGTATCTCAACCGGCTTTCCGCCACTCCTGTTTCCATCTTCACCATCGCTACGTTCGTCGCGGCGTTCTGGCAGCGGAAAAAGCGTCCGCTGGTGTTCTGGATGGCCTTCGCCTCCCTGATGCTGGTGATCGTGAACGCGCTGGTCGGCGCGATGGTGGTGTCATCCCGCCTGAAGCCGGTCATCATCACCACCCACCTAGCGCTGGCCATGGTGATGCTGGCGACCCTCACCTACTGCGCGTGGCGAGGGACGGACACCCCGTGGAGGATCCGCCTCAAGGGCGGGGCGGGGTGGGTGAAATGGTCCGTGGCCATCCTCGTGCTGGTGGTCGCGGCGGAGGGCATGATCGGCTCCCAGATCCGGGAGATCACCGATGAAATGGCCAAGGCCCACGTCGGCCAGGCACGGGATCTGTGGATCGACGAGCTGGAGCAGGCGGCGGTTTATCTTTTCCACCGCAGCTTCTCATGGGCGGTGCTGGCGGCCTCCATCTGGGCCTACTGGATGAGCGAGCGGTTCCGCGAAGGCGGGGCGGGGCGCGTGGAGAAGGCCGCCACCGGCATCGTCCTCATCCAGATGGTCCTCGGCATGGTGATGTCGCAGGTCCACATCTACCAATGGGTGCAGGTCGTGCACGTGGGCTTGGCCGCGGTGCTGCTCTCACTGGTCATTCTCTGGTGGCTGGGCCTGATGGGCCAAGGCCGGGATAAAGCCCCCGGAGCTTGA
- the nadD gene encoding nicotinate (nicotinamide) nucleotide adenylyltransferase, translated as MSVPRKIGLFGGTFDPVHLGHVHLADLARTAVGLDEVRFIPCQISPHKTGSHPASPAERLEMLELATAGLPWAVVDDIELTGEGPNFSYLTAERMHARFPEDHLFWIMGGDQWAALPTWKHPEKLAAAVEFIVLARNDHPAPREGYRMHLVTGEHPASSTAIRQGERNHLHPAVADHIKLRGLYPGLGPSGPATRE; from the coding sequence GTGAGCGTTCCCCGCAAGATCGGCCTGTTCGGTGGCACCTTCGATCCCGTCCATCTCGGGCATGTGCATCTCGCGGACCTCGCCCGCACGGCGGTGGGGCTGGACGAGGTGCGCTTCATCCCCTGCCAGATCTCACCGCACAAGACCGGCAGCCATCCAGCCAGCCCGGCCGAGCGTCTGGAGATGCTGGAACTCGCCACCGCCGGCCTTCCGTGGGCCGTGGTGGACGACATCGAACTGACCGGCGAAGGGCCGAATTTCTCCTACCTCACCGCAGAGCGGATGCATGCCAGGTTCCCGGAAGACCACCTGTTCTGGATCATGGGCGGCGACCAATGGGCCGCCCTGCCCACGTGGAAACATCCGGAGAAACTGGCCGCTGCGGTCGAGTTCATCGTGCTCGCCCGAAATGACCATCCGGCACCCCGCGAGGGCTACCGCATGCATCTGGTGACGGGAGAACATCCCGCATCCTCCACTGCCATCCGGCAGGGCGAAAGGAACCACCTCCATCCCGCCGTGGCGGATCACATCAAGCTCCGGGGGCTTTATCCCGGCCTTGGCCCATCAGGCCCAGCCACCAGAGAATGA
- a CDS encoding PAS domain-containing protein yields MNHPATITFIAGAFAALVFIIIRLRISQAAYQREVEGWKARLQADLDQARGERDRLLNALSDAVFLIDKNSVIRFANKAASAMFGGRELTGRPVREAFLDPRLSQPLFLCLESGEPVQSQVVLSQQTSPRGDQEMRGVNAWVIDAAPLAVSKNEMPVIRVVIRDVTAEHQLEQIRKDFVANASHELRTPLAIINGYLENLIEDDMLSEPAMARRFLEIMRKHTERISRIVEDMLVISRLESGEANALKIEPFRIRSCISDILERLESVIREHSATVNVNLADPDVVLHGDRFYFTQVLFNLVENALKQNPRPGLQIEVGSRTTNDKIEIWVADSGVGIPSADLPHIFRRFYRVEKHHSQQEIKGTGLGLSIVKRAIEAHQGTVGVTSIPGKETKFLITLPLAH; encoded by the coding sequence ATGAATCACCCAGCCACCATCACCTTCATTGCCGGTGCATTCGCCGCGCTGGTCTTCATCATCATCCGTTTGAGAATTTCACAAGCAGCCTACCAACGCGAGGTCGAAGGGTGGAAAGCCCGCCTCCAGGCCGACCTCGACCAGGCGCGTGGCGAGCGCGACCGCCTGCTCAATGCCCTGAGCGATGCGGTCTTCCTCATCGACAAGAACTCGGTCATCCGCTTTGCGAACAAGGCGGCCTCCGCCATGTTCGGCGGGCGGGAACTGACCGGACGGCCGGTCCGCGAGGCGTTCCTCGATCCCCGGTTGTCGCAGCCGCTTTTCCTCTGCCTGGAGTCCGGTGAGCCGGTGCAATCCCAAGTGGTGCTGAGCCAGCAGACCTCGCCGCGGGGCGACCAGGAGATGCGGGGGGTGAACGCCTGGGTCATCGACGCGGCTCCGCTGGCGGTTTCCAAGAATGAGATGCCGGTCATCCGCGTGGTGATCCGGGACGTGACGGCGGAGCACCAGTTGGAACAGATCCGGAAGGATTTCGTCGCAAATGCCTCCCACGAACTCCGTACCCCGCTGGCGATCATCAACGGCTATCTCGAAAACCTGATCGAGGATGACATGCTCTCCGAACCGGCGATGGCCCGCCGTTTCCTGGAAATCATGAGGAAGCACACGGAACGGATCTCACGCATCGTGGAGGACATGCTCGTCATTTCCCGGCTGGAGTCCGGAGAGGCCAATGCGCTCAAGATCGAGCCGTTCAGGATCCGTTCCTGCATCAGTGACATCCTGGAGCGTCTGGAGTCCGTCATCCGCGAGCACTCCGCCACCGTGAACGTCAATCTGGCAGATCCGGACGTGGTCCTCCACGGCGACCGCTTTTACTTCACCCAGGTGCTTTTCAATCTGGTGGAGAATGCGCTCAAACAGAACCCCCGTCCCGGCCTTCAGATCGAAGTCGGTTCGAGAACCACGAACGATAAGATCGAAATCTGGGTGGCCGACAGCGGGGTGGGCATCCCGAGCGCGGACCTGCCGCATATTTTCCGGAGGTTCTACCGGGTGGAGAAGCACCACTCGCAGCAGGAGATCAAGGGCACCGGACTAGGTCTCTCGATCGTCAAACGCGCGATCGAGGCGCACCAAGGAACCGTCGGGGTGACCTCCATCCCCGGAAAGGAAACGAAATTCCTCATCACGCTTCCCCTCGCCCATTGA
- a CDS encoding response regulator transcription factor, whose translation MHKILVVEDERDIADLIGFNLQRNGFEVLKAHDGIAGTEIALKERPALIILDLMLPGRDGYAVFRELRRDTRTVNTPVIMLTARAQTEDRIQGLEVGADDYLTKPFSPKELMLRVQAILKRSEAPPGAVDFTYGPFRFDKNALKFYLDGEPVDLTSTEFKLLLYLCERSGKPQDRNDLLRTVWGYSDEVHSRTLDTHMKRLRQKLGDHGAWIETVRGVGYCMAAAER comes from the coding sequence ATGCACAAGATATTGGTCGTCGAGGACGAGAGGGACATCGCGGATCTGATCGGGTTCAATCTCCAGAGAAACGGATTCGAGGTATTGAAAGCCCACGACGGGATCGCCGGAACGGAGATCGCCCTCAAGGAGCGGCCCGCCCTGATCATCCTGGACCTGATGCTTCCCGGGCGTGACGGATACGCCGTCTTCCGGGAACTGCGGAGGGACACCCGGACGGTGAACACGCCGGTCATCATGTTGACCGCACGGGCCCAGACGGAGGACAGGATCCAGGGACTGGAAGTGGGCGCGGACGACTACCTGACGAAGCCGTTCAGCCCGAAGGAACTCATGCTGCGGGTGCAGGCCATCCTCAAGCGCTCGGAAGCCCCTCCGGGAGCCGTGGATTTCACCTACGGTCCGTTCCGTTTCGACAAGAACGCGCTCAAATTCTACCTCGACGGGGAGCCGGTGGATCTGACCTCCACGGAATTCAAGCTGCTCCTGTATCTCTGCGAACGCTCCGGCAAGCCGCAGGACCGCAATGACCTGCTCAGGACGGTGTGGGGATACAGCGACGAGGTCCACAGCCGCACGCTCGACACCCACATGAAGCGCCTCCGGCAAAAGCTGGGGGACCACGGAGCATGGATTGAAACTGTCCGGGGCGTCGGTTATTGCATGGCCGCCGCCGAACGATGA
- a CDS encoding SDR family oxidoreductase, giving the protein MKGKTALVTGAGSGIGRAAAKLLAHAGAKVAVLARSEDELLKVWSEMGGAEAGHLMYVADVSDEEAMKHVFSGIAGVWDGLQVVVANAGINGTWAPLTEISLKEWNETLAINLTGTFLTVRGAHPLLKKRGGSVVVVSSVNGNRMFSNTGATAYSCSKAAQTAFAKMTALEFAKDHIRVNVICPGSIETDIDDSTDERGLDAIRQAAEYPDGEVPLTGGGPGTAGQVAQLVWFLVSDASNHISGTEIYIDGAQSLLKG; this is encoded by the coding sequence TTGAAAGGAAAGACCGCCCTGGTCACCGGCGCGGGATCGGGAATCGGCAGGGCCGCCGCGAAGCTGCTGGCCCATGCGGGGGCCAAGGTGGCCGTTCTGGCGAGATCGGAGGATGAACTGCTGAAAGTATGGTCCGAGATGGGAGGGGCGGAGGCGGGACATCTGATGTATGTCGCGGATGTCTCGGACGAGGAGGCCATGAAACACGTGTTCAGCGGAATCGCCGGAGTATGGGATGGACTGCAGGTCGTCGTGGCCAACGCCGGGATCAACGGCACATGGGCACCCCTGACGGAGATCTCCCTCAAGGAATGGAATGAAACACTGGCGATCAACCTGACGGGTACCTTCCTGACGGTAAGGGGTGCGCACCCATTGCTGAAAAAGCGGGGTGGCTCCGTGGTCGTCGTGTCCTCCGTGAACGGCAACCGGATGTTCAGCAATACGGGGGCGACGGCCTACTCCTGCTCGAAAGCGGCCCAGACCGCCTTTGCGAAGATGACCGCCCTTGAGTTCGCGAAGGATCACATCCGGGTGAATGTCATCTGCCCGGGCAGCATCGAAACGGACATCGATGACTCTACTGATGAGCGGGGATTGGATGCCATCCGTCAGGCAGCGGAGTATCCGGACGGGGAGGTGCCATTGACCGGCGGCGGGCCGGGAACCGCCGGACAGGTCGCGCAACTGGTGTGGTTCCTCGTTTCCGATGCCTCCAACCACATCTCAGGCACCGAAATCTACATCGATGGCGCCCAGTCGTTGTTGAAGGGCTAA
- a CDS encoding PPC domain-containing protein has protein sequence MKLALTSLFAFTAAASAGFSPVLNGILPRGGQRGTEMEVVFAGQRIGDVQEILCYEPGITISDLKAKDDNNVTAKVTIAPDARLGEYSMRLRTAGGLSILKSFFVGQFPAVAEVEPNNSFDQPQKIELNNTITGVVKSEDEDFFLVSLKKGQRISVEVEGMRLGRTLFDTYVAILDPKRFEIAASDDTALLKADSFVSAIAPEDGEYRVVVRESAYEGNDACQYRLHIGTFPRPTAVYPLGGKPGETLEFSFVGDPSGVIKKTVTLPADAVSPFPIFPEQDGLMSPSPHWITVSPLEHVAETGANQELKAAVAMPPIPSAAHGVLSEPQKSDWFKFTAKKGDALVLQVVARELRSPVDSVLSLYNSEGKKLGGNDDNGGTPDSKLPWACPADGEYFIEISDQLKRGGADFSYRVEVVRRTESLAASLPTVERNNSQKWKTISVAKGNRYAAVVNVAKQNIACDVLFEAASLPPGITMHRPLIPKNVTSFPVIFEAAPDAPLGSSLTTFTVKSTGENVPAVSGPLLDTIAHIEINNQGTYHGVTLDKIATAVVKEMPFKLELESPAVPVVKDGIIPLKVTVARAADYKEPISVRFLWNSPGISAPVTVEIPGDKSEAIYELNANAEAATGEWPVCVLAEAKAADGPVLISSGFATLKVSDPMVALGFDLAATEQGRPISMVGKIEKHQDFEGNATVELIGLPHGVKCPPQTFTKDQTEVTFPLEIAADATVGKHNAIFCKVNVPLNGQMVIHQTAKGSTLRIDKPAAPVVAKADDQKPAAATAPAPGDKPLSRLEQLRQKSQ, from the coding sequence GTGAAACTCGCCCTCACCAGCCTCTTTGCGTTCACTGCGGCGGCTTCGGCCGGCTTTTCCCCCGTGCTCAACGGCATCCTCCCCCGCGGAGGCCAGCGTGGCACGGAAATGGAAGTGGTCTTCGCCGGCCAGCGCATCGGGGATGTGCAGGAAATCCTTTGCTACGAGCCGGGGATCACCATCTCCGACCTCAAGGCGAAGGACGACAACAACGTCACCGCGAAGGTCACCATCGCCCCGGACGCGCGGTTGGGCGAATATTCCATGCGCCTCCGGACGGCTGGCGGGCTGTCCATCCTCAAGTCTTTCTTCGTCGGGCAGTTCCCCGCCGTGGCGGAGGTGGAGCCGAACAACAGCTTCGACCAGCCCCAGAAGATTGAACTGAACAACACCATCACCGGGGTGGTGAAGTCGGAGGACGAGGACTTTTTCCTGGTTTCCCTCAAGAAGGGCCAGCGCATCTCCGTCGAAGTGGAAGGAATGCGGCTGGGCCGGACCTTGTTCGACACCTATGTGGCCATTCTGGATCCAAAGCGGTTCGAGATCGCGGCCAGCGACGACACCGCCCTCCTGAAGGCGGATTCCTTCGTCTCCGCCATCGCGCCGGAGGACGGGGAATACCGCGTGGTCGTCCGCGAGTCGGCTTACGAAGGCAATGACGCCTGCCAGTACCGCCTCCACATCGGAACCTTCCCGCGCCCGACCGCGGTCTATCCGCTGGGAGGAAAGCCCGGCGAGACCTTGGAATTCAGCTTTGTCGGGGATCCTTCCGGTGTGATCAAGAAGACCGTCACCCTCCCTGCGGATGCGGTGTCCCCATTCCCCATCTTTCCGGAGCAGGACGGACTCATGTCCCCCTCCCCCCACTGGATCACCGTATCCCCGCTCGAACATGTGGCGGAAACCGGTGCGAACCAGGAGCTGAAAGCCGCGGTGGCCATGCCGCCCATCCCCAGCGCCGCCCACGGGGTCCTCTCCGAGCCGCAGAAGTCGGACTGGTTCAAGTTCACCGCGAAGAAGGGCGATGCGCTCGTCCTGCAGGTGGTCGCCCGGGAGCTGAGATCTCCCGTCGATTCCGTCCTCAGCCTCTACAATTCCGAGGGAAAGAAACTCGGCGGAAACGACGACAACGGCGGAACCCCCGACAGCAAGCTCCCATGGGCCTGCCCGGCGGATGGCGAGTATTTCATCGAGATCTCCGACCAACTGAAACGTGGCGGAGCCGACTTCAGCTACCGGGTGGAAGTCGTGAGGCGGACGGAATCCCTCGCCGCTTCCCTGCCCACCGTGGAACGGAACAACAGCCAGAAGTGGAAGACCATCTCCGTGGCGAAGGGCAACCGTTATGCGGCGGTCGTCAACGTCGCCAAGCAGAACATCGCCTGTGACGTCCTCTTCGAGGCAGCATCACTCCCTCCCGGGATCACGATGCACCGTCCGCTGATCCCTAAAAACGTCACCAGCTTCCCCGTCATTTTCGAGGCGGCGCCAGATGCCCCCTTGGGCTCGTCGCTCACCACCTTCACGGTGAAGTCCACCGGCGAGAACGTCCCGGCGGTGTCCGGCCCGCTGCTGGACACCATCGCGCACATCGAGATCAACAACCAGGGGACCTACCACGGCGTGACCCTCGACAAGATCGCCACAGCGGTGGTCAAAGAGATGCCCTTCAAGCTGGAGCTGGAATCCCCTGCCGTTCCCGTGGTGAAAGACGGGATCATCCCGCTGAAAGTCACCGTGGCCCGTGCCGCCGACTACAAGGAACCCATTTCCGTCAGGTTCCTGTGGAACTCACCGGGCATCAGCGCTCCCGTGACCGTGGAAATCCCCGGCGACAAGTCCGAGGCGATCTATGAACTCAACGCCAATGCTGAGGCCGCCACCGGTGAATGGCCGGTGTGTGTCCTGGCGGAAGCAAAGGCAGCCGACGGTCCGGTCCTTATTTCCTCCGGTTTCGCAACCCTCAAGGTTTCCGACCCGATGGTCGCCCTGGGCTTCGATCTGGCCGCCACCGAGCAGGGCCGCCCAATCTCGATGGTCGGAAAGATCGAGAAGCACCAGGACTTCGAAGGCAACGCCACCGTCGAACTCATCGGCCTGCCCCACGGAGTCAAATGCCCTCCCCAGACTTTCACCAAGGACCAGACGGAGGTGACGTTCCCGCTAGAAATCGCCGCGGATGCGACGGTGGGCAAGCACAACGCGATCTTCTGCAAGGTGAATGTGCCGCTCAACGGCCAGATGGTGATCCACCAGACGGCGAAGGGCAGCACCCTGCGCATCGACAAGCCCGCCGCCCCGGTGGTGGCAAAGGCGGATGACCAGAAACCAGCCGCCGCCACGGCACCGGCTCCCGGAGACAAGCCGCTGTCCCGCCTGGAGCAGTTGCGCCAGAAGAGCCAGTGA